One part of the Sporosarcina ureae genome encodes these proteins:
- a CDS encoding S-layer homology domain-containing protein, with protein sequence MKKKLIAAFIALLLIVPAMPFPAHAAEFTDMNGHWAQKEIKYLYDRNIIGGYPDGTFKPNEPITRAQASAMLIKALKIPLVENPNVVFKDVSKKSPYYKILATVNEKGILRGDHGLMRPGENTSRAQMAAILRRSFNIPFDSQPTFVDVVPAHWAYADINGIAKHRIAGGSEGKYMPSQSVTRAQFSAFLTRALDDSMKLSRYHSYVSQKGKTVEQNGFSYNINNGLVKKDLKTAKSEIILSKQNFEPVDGVWVSYMEDWFDVIVYNDEVFIPYLRAIGQASELPMEYGIIRTKTERFTGPKDSMIMSSLFGETMRNVFIWNDRIYYTNEATKRDYYRTPNIPKDSKLTLNSVAMNGSDRKKEHDFDARILFYEDPKEKSFIPNENQNNASVLYDHSTMYYFNKTGIYKYSLLDKKTSKLSSIQGKHMSVSDTQLIVTGQDGKKYVFKK encoded by the coding sequence ATGAAGAAAAAACTTATAGCGGCGTTCATCGCATTACTACTCATAGTTCCAGCCATGCCGTTTCCAGCACATGCAGCAGAGTTTACAGATATGAATGGCCACTGGGCACAAAAAGAAATCAAGTATTTATATGACCGCAACATTATTGGAGGATACCCAGACGGTACATTCAAACCGAATGAACCGATCACACGAGCACAAGCATCCGCCATGCTGATCAAAGCTCTAAAGATTCCACTCGTGGAAAATCCAAACGTAGTGTTTAAAGACGTTTCAAAGAAGTCCCCTTATTATAAAATTCTCGCGACGGTAAATGAAAAAGGAATTCTCCGTGGAGACCATGGGTTAATGCGTCCAGGGGAAAATACATCACGTGCGCAGATGGCGGCCATTTTACGCCGTTCATTCAATATACCGTTTGACAGTCAACCGACTTTTGTTGATGTAGTTCCGGCGCACTGGGCGTATGCTGACATTAACGGTATTGCTAAACATCGCATTGCTGGCGGATCAGAAGGCAAATACATGCCATCTCAATCGGTGACGCGCGCACAGTTTTCGGCATTTCTGACACGAGCGCTTGACGATTCGATGAAACTCAGTCGTTACCATTCATATGTCAGCCAGAAAGGAAAAACAGTTGAGCAGAATGGCTTTTCATACAATATAAATAATGGATTGGTGAAAAAAGATTTAAAAACGGCTAAAAGTGAAATAATCTTGAGTAAGCAAAATTTCGAACCCGTCGACGGGGTTTGGGTTAGTTATATGGAAGATTGGTTTGATGTAATTGTCTATAATGATGAAGTATTCATTCCCTATTTACGTGCAATCGGCCAAGCTTCAGAATTACCGATGGAGTATGGTATCATACGGACGAAAACAGAGCGTTTTACGGGGCCGAAAGATTCTATGATTATGTCTTCCCTTTTCGGTGAGACGATGCGAAACGTATTTATTTGGAATGATCGCATCTATTATACAAATGAAGCAACGAAAAGAGACTATTACCGAACGCCTAACATCCCAAAAGATAGTAAGTTGACACTCAACTCTGTCGCAATGAATGGATCGGACAGAAAAAAAGAACACGATTTTGATGCAAGAATCCTATTTTACGAAGATCCGAAAGAAAAATCATTTATTCCAAATGAAAATCAAAACAATGCATCCGTGCTGTACGATCATTCCACGATGTATTATTTCAATAAAACAGGTATTTATAAGTACAGCTTGCTGGATAAGAAGACGAGTAAATTATCAAGTATTCAAGGGAAACATATGTCTGTATCTGACACACAGTTGATCGTAACAGGCCAAGATGGGAAGAAATATGTGTTTAAGAAGTGA
- a CDS encoding cbb3-type cytochrome c oxidase subunit I encodes METIENKISTMSGSNRLDSRLTLMYFSIAFITLLAGGLLGLLQGLNRAGLLELPTNFNYYQVLTAHGILLVLVFSVLFVIAYFYSILSHTMDGLFPIVRKMGWISLITMLVGVVLVVTQVVMGNASVMYTFYPPMKASPWFYVGLFIVVAGIWIAAFGGFTQIAKWRKRNRGKHIPLLGFFAMGVFILLFFGSLGVTAEVLMLIPWAFGWTETINVMLSRTLFWSFGHTFVNIWYLTAVSLWYVVVPKVIGGRLFSDTLTRVVVILLVVSNIPGGFHHQIVDPGMSEGIKLTHALMSMVIGFPSLMTAFAMFFVFARVGKKKGAKGVFGWIKKMPWGDVRFLAPMIAMIFFIPGGAGGIAQNANQLNQVVHNSLWVVGHFHITVGVTAVLTFFGAMYWLIPYLSKRTLTPAMNKLGVIQTLIWTIGMVFMAGGMHTVGLLGAPRRTSYTTYGDSATAASWDPYLLLLAVGGTLLTIALVMIVYIVFNLMFFAPKGNTEFPIAQGEENASETPKWTERWTVWIIIMLVIVAFGYVIPLVDMIQNAPPGSPPFVTW; translated from the coding sequence ATGGAAACAATTGAAAATAAAATCAGTACTATGTCAGGAAGTAATAGACTAGACTCTCGTCTTACGTTAATGTATTTCTCCATAGCTTTTATCACCTTGTTGGCAGGTGGACTGTTAGGTTTACTTCAAGGACTTAACCGTGCAGGATTACTTGAACTACCCACAAACTTTAATTACTATCAAGTCTTAACTGCACATGGTATTTTATTAGTTTTAGTGTTCTCTGTGTTGTTTGTAATTGCTTATTTTTACTCGATACTTTCTCACACGATGGACGGTTTATTTCCGATCGTTAGGAAGATGGGGTGGATTTCTCTCATCACTATGCTGGTAGGAGTAGTACTCGTCGTTACGCAAGTCGTAATGGGGAACGCATCCGTGATGTATACATTTTATCCGCCTATGAAAGCATCTCCTTGGTTCTATGTCGGCTTATTTATTGTAGTCGCAGGGATTTGGATTGCTGCGTTTGGTGGATTCACCCAAATCGCTAAGTGGAGAAAAAGAAATCGTGGCAAACATATACCGTTACTAGGATTCTTTGCGATGGGTGTATTTATTCTTCTATTCTTCGGAAGCCTTGGTGTAACAGCAGAAGTGTTAATGCTGATCCCATGGGCGTTTGGTTGGACGGAAACAATTAATGTTATGCTCAGTAGAACGTTATTTTGGAGCTTCGGACATACGTTTGTAAACATTTGGTACTTAACGGCAGTTTCATTATGGTATGTCGTCGTACCGAAAGTGATTGGTGGGCGCTTATTCAGTGATACATTAACGAGAGTAGTTGTCATCTTGTTAGTCGTATCGAATATTCCAGGCGGTTTTCATCATCAAATTGTTGACCCAGGAATGTCAGAAGGAATTAAACTTACACATGCGCTAATGAGCATGGTAATCGGCTTCCCGTCCTTAATGACCGCATTTGCGATGTTCTTCGTATTCGCTCGTGTCGGCAAGAAAAAAGGAGCAAAAGGAGTCTTCGGCTGGATTAAGAAAATGCCTTGGGGAGATGTTCGTTTCCTAGCCCCTATGATTGCGATGATCTTCTTCATTCCAGGTGGAGCTGGCGGAATAGCGCAAAACGCGAACCAATTGAATCAAGTCGTTCATAATTCGCTTTGGGTTGTAGGTCATTTCCATATAACCGTCGGAGTGACAGCGGTGTTGACTTTCTTCGGTGCAATGTATTGGTTAATACCTTATTTATCCAAACGGACACTGACGCCAGCAATGAATAAATTAGGCGTAATTCAAACACTCATTTGGACTATTGGAATGGTATTCATGGCCGGAGGAATGCATACGGTAGGTCTACTTGGTGCTCCAAGAAGAACTTCTTACACAACGTATGGCGATAGTGCAACGGCTGCAAGTTGGGATCCATACTTACTATTATTAGCTGTCGGTGGAACATTATTAACTATAGCCCTCGTGATGATTGTCTATATCGTCTTCAACTTAATGTTCTTCGCACCAAAAGGAAATACAGAATTTCCAATTGCCCAAGGTGAAGAAAACGCAAGTGAGACACCGAAGTGGACAGAACGATGGACTGTATGGATTATTATCATGCTGGTCATTGTCGCGTTCGGTTATGTGATCCCTCTAGTGGATATGATACAAAATGCACCACCCGGATCACCACCATTTGTCACTTGGTAA
- a CDS encoding cytochrome c oxidase subunit II — translation MKMHRYEKIWLFLAASMLVIAVVYSGVQTFALGQGPPSGVGMIDPEKVEETAPFDNPGISKIGDNEYEVVMILRAFSFEPNIIEIPAGATVHFKMTSIDVMHGFQVIGTNLNAMIMPGHIQEAKQKFKKPGEYLAICNEYCGVGHQLMSMKIIVK, via the coding sequence ATGAAAATGCATCGATATGAAAAAATCTGGCTTTTCTTAGCAGCTTCTATGTTGGTCATCGCAGTAGTTTATAGTGGAGTCCAGACTTTTGCATTAGGCCAAGGCCCGCCAAGCGGTGTAGGCATGATTGATCCAGAAAAAGTCGAAGAGACAGCACCGTTTGATAATCCCGGAATTTCAAAGATTGGCGATAACGAATACGAAGTCGTCATGATATTACGCGCCTTTTCGTTTGAGCCAAATATAATTGAAATACCTGCTGGCGCAACTGTTCATTTTAAAATGACTTCTATAGATGTCATGCATGGCTTCCAAGTAATTGGTACAAATTTAAACGCCATGATCATGCCAGGACATATTCAAGAAGCGAAACAAAAGTTTAAGAAACCTGGTGAATATTTAGCCATTTGTAATGAATATTGTGGCGTCGGACATCAATTGATGAGCATGAAAATCATAGTGAAATAG
- a CDS encoding arylamine N-acetyltransferase family protein — MLQWISKRLTLTGTPLEQISQIQKLFAEQFEFENLDVLLANEEPITEQYLEDKMMKQGRGGLCYELNGLLYIVLRDLGFPVQLAAGTVWAPSPRNSFVMDSTHVVNLLEYENTLYLIDNGFGNNLVNHPVPLDGEPVTSPAGTFRLRTETTEKGTMVFEQLKDNNWELRYSLSPDVVDWAHLDDVKQQIHHSPDSSFNKALLIAKLTDDGTYSINEDRYYRKYHGDEETLPFQDHSELLDQVRWHAAPAVYEATVNYINEQKPSHD; from the coding sequence ATGCTGCAATGGATTTCAAAACGTTTAACACTTACCGGCACACCACTTGAGCAGATCAGCCAAATTCAGAAACTCTTCGCCGAGCAATTCGAATTTGAAAACTTGGATGTTTTGCTTGCGAATGAAGAACCTATTACGGAGCAATACTTGGAAGATAAAATGATGAAACAAGGACGTGGCGGCCTGTGCTATGAACTTAATGGCCTGCTGTATATCGTACTTAGAGATTTAGGTTTTCCTGTACAACTCGCTGCTGGCACTGTTTGGGCACCCTCGCCACGAAACAGTTTCGTCATGGATAGTACTCACGTCGTGAATTTACTCGAATACGAAAATACACTGTACCTGATCGACAATGGTTTCGGCAACAACCTCGTCAACCACCCTGTACCATTAGATGGAGAACCTGTTACTTCTCCCGCTGGCACATTTCGGTTGCGGACCGAAACGACGGAAAAAGGTACGATGGTATTTGAACAACTGAAAGACAACAACTGGGAACTTCGCTATAGCCTATCACCTGACGTAGTCGACTGGGCACATTTGGACGATGTGAAACAGCAAATCCATCACAGCCCAGATTCTTCTTTTAACAAAGCATTACTTATCGCTAAATTGACGGATGATGGCACATACTCGATTAATGAAGACCGTTACTATCGTAAATATCATGGCGATGAAGAAACTCTGCCGTTCCAAGATCACAGTGAACTACTCGATCAAGTTAGATGGCATGCTGCGCCAGCTGTTTATGAAGCGACTGTGAATTATATTAATGAACAAAAACCCTCCCACGACTAA
- the msrA gene encoding peptide-methionine (S)-S-oxide reductase MsrA, whose product MVDKKVEKAAFAGGCFWCMVKPFKEWPGVQDIVSGYMGGHLDNPTYEDVKKGTSGHVEVVEITFDPVLFPYEKLLEVYWQQIDPTDAEGQFQDRGPSYTTAIFYYTEAQREAAEKSKDNLAASGIFAKPIVTPIRPAETFYPAEEYHQDYYIKEEEHYEEDRARSGRNEFIAEHWGE is encoded by the coding sequence ATGGTTGATAAAAAAGTTGAAAAAGCAGCATTTGCGGGAGGCTGTTTCTGGTGTATGGTGAAACCGTTTAAAGAATGGCCAGGAGTGCAAGACATAGTGTCCGGCTACATGGGCGGGCATCTCGATAATCCAACATATGAAGATGTGAAAAAAGGTACATCCGGTCATGTGGAAGTCGTTGAAATCACGTTTGACCCTGTACTATTTCCTTATGAGAAGTTGCTTGAAGTATACTGGCAACAAATCGATCCAACTGATGCAGAAGGTCAATTTCAAGACCGTGGCCCATCCTACACAACTGCTATTTTCTATTACACAGAGGCACAACGGGAAGCTGCTGAAAAATCGAAAGACAACCTAGCTGCAAGCGGTATTTTCGCAAAACCGATCGTCACACCCATCCGCCCAGCCGAAACGTTTTATCCGGCAGAAGAGTACCATCAAGATTATTACATAAAAGAAGAAGAACATTATGAAGAAGATCGTGCGCGTTCAGGGCGCAATGAATTCATTGCTGAGCACTGGGGAGAGTAA
- a CDS encoding ATP-binding cassette domain-containing protein: MTKKVEAKNANVSYKDFQALHDINLVLENEKIYGLIGRNGAGKTSLLSLLAGYRKATSGEVEMDGETIFENEKAMSQITFVFQSDYKDNYDTIHKYFDLAERYRPTFDRTYAEQLAKVFQLPLNKPLKTLSAGMQSAFQVTIGLANRTPITIFDEAYQGMDAPTREIFYNEILEEQSRYPRTFILSTHLISEMEYLFDEVLVVHQGKLILQEQVDTLLERGYSVTGPTHDVLEAVSGLHVLNEEQLGGTKSVMLYGELTKEKEDEIKRKELDIGTISLHDLFIHLTKEGL, encoded by the coding sequence ATGACTAAAAAAGTAGAGGCGAAGAATGCAAATGTTTCTTATAAAGATTTTCAAGCATTGCATGATATCAACTTGGTGTTAGAAAACGAGAAGATTTATGGATTAATCGGACGTAATGGAGCAGGGAAAACTAGCTTGCTATCTTTGTTAGCCGGCTACCGAAAAGCGACAAGCGGTGAAGTTGAAATGGATGGAGAAACGATTTTTGAGAACGAGAAAGCGATGTCTCAAATTACATTTGTTTTTCAATCAGACTATAAAGATAACTATGACACCATTCACAAATACTTTGATCTAGCCGAGCGCTACCGTCCTACATTTGATCGAACATACGCCGAACAATTAGCTAAAGTATTTCAACTCCCACTAAACAAACCTCTAAAGACGTTGTCGGCAGGTATGCAGTCTGCTTTTCAAGTAACGATTGGGTTAGCGAATAGAACGCCTATCACGATTTTTGACGAAGCCTATCAAGGGATGGATGCCCCGACTCGTGAAATTTTTTACAATGAAATCTTAGAGGAACAATCACGATATCCTCGGACTTTCATTTTATCTACACACTTAATTTCTGAAATGGAGTACTTATTTGACGAAGTTCTAGTTGTTCATCAAGGTAAGTTAATACTTCAAGAGCAAGTGGATACGCTTCTAGAAAGAGGGTATTCGGTTACAGGTCCAACTCATGATGTACTAGAAGCTGTCTCGGGCCTTCACGTATTAAATGAAGAACAGCTAGGTGGCACAAAATCGGTCATGTTGTATGGTGAATTAACGAAAGAAAAAGAAGATGAAATAAAACGAAAAGAGCTAGATATAGGTACTATTTCACTTCATGATTTGTTTATTCATTTAACGAAGGAGGGCTTGTAA
- a CDS encoding GntR family transcriptional regulator gives MSKTLDDKKLIYLQIKEMIEDQIMNNQLQAHDQIPSTNQLVQFYKINHITVSKGINLLVEEEIVYKKRGVGMFVMEGAKEKLIVKRRDEFAEEFVLPMLKEAKKLMLTDNDILKLMEKLKGSV, from the coding sequence GTGAGTAAAACTTTGGATGATAAAAAGCTCATATATCTTCAAATTAAAGAAATGATTGAAGACCAAATTATGAATAATCAACTGCAAGCGCATGATCAAATTCCATCCACAAACCAGCTTGTTCAGTTTTATAAAATTAATCACATTACAGTTTCAAAAGGAATTAACCTCCTAGTTGAAGAAGAGATTGTTTATAAAAAAAGAGGTGTAGGCATGTTTGTGATGGAAGGGGCAAAAGAGAAATTGATCGTCAAACGAAGAGACGAATTCGCAGAGGAATTTGTATTGCCGATGTTAAAAGAAGCGAAGAAATTGATGTTAACCGACAATGATATTCTGAAATTAATGGAAAAGTTGAAAGGGAGTGTGTAG
- a CDS encoding DUF3885 domain-containing protein — MTPTNFLENNFPNLKLESPLFYSWKPSIRFELGVNESSLSIHENPVYLPGVYRRAIDLFEALHAPEDELYLVVDVYDFGEGSTLQRKLNVFAKYVKHQSILYRLQHETFLEENEDESYRIHRFSLRCHRSDFHYAALLKAICNQDMGKSPSIHYPIYFLNETKGTIYYVYDDRGCDLLGVDTETIRWIYNEFNEWILDYDRVEINKTFS, encoded by the coding sequence ATGACACCAACAAATTTCCTGGAAAATAACTTCCCAAATTTAAAACTCGAATCTCCACTATTTTACTCATGGAAACCAAGCATACGATTCGAACTCGGCGTGAACGAAAGTTCTCTCAGCATTCACGAAAATCCTGTATATCTACCAGGAGTCTACCGACGAGCTATCGACTTATTCGAAGCGCTGCATGCTCCGGAAGATGAGCTATATCTCGTAGTAGATGTTTACGACTTTGGAGAAGGTTCTACCTTGCAGCGGAAGTTAAATGTCTTTGCTAAGTATGTGAAACACCAGTCAATATTGTACCGATTACAACACGAGACGTTTCTAGAAGAGAATGAAGACGAGAGCTATCGTATACATCGATTCAGCTTGAGATGTCATCGTTCGGATTTCCACTATGCGGCACTTTTGAAAGCGATTTGCAATCAGGATATGGGGAAAAGTCCGAGCATTCACTATCCAATCTACTTTTTGAACGAAACGAAAGGTACCATCTACTATGTCTACGACGACAGGGGCTGTGATCTACTTGGAGTGGATACAGAAACAATACGTTGGATATATAACGAGTTCAATGAATGGATCTTAGATTATGATCGAGTAGAAATCAATAAGACGTTTAGTTAA
- a CDS encoding NTP transferase domain-containing protein, which yields MKAILLAGGRGTRISEFIGDVPKCSLDIGGRSLIRHTVELFQRNNIEVIIVVGYKADIIKDLLCDLDVKYYFNPFYSVTNSLASLWFSRNELNDEDIIIANADVYFEQNMLDKLLSSEHEQTLLMDSNSELDYLFYCNGNQLIGHGKELKEYSGEYVGIAKIKKVFLGKFVERLEELIKQQNHYFWWENVLYSFINEIPINVIDVSGMFWSEIDVIEDYKRILDFRRKTDFGYQVPTRL from the coding sequence TTGAAAGCTATATTATTGGCTGGCGGAAGAGGGACAAGAATTAGCGAATTTATTGGAGACGTACCTAAATGTTCACTTGATATAGGAGGGAGGTCATTAATTCGCCATACTGTAGAATTATTCCAAAGAAATAATATTGAAGTAATCATTGTCGTTGGGTATAAAGCGGATATCATCAAGGATCTTTTATGCGATCTTGATGTTAAATATTATTTCAACCCATTTTATAGTGTTACAAATAGTCTAGCCTCTCTATGGTTTTCGAGAAACGAATTGAATGATGAAGATATTATCATAGCGAATGCAGATGTATACTTTGAGCAGAATATGTTGGACAAACTACTAAGCTCTGAGCATGAACAAACTTTACTGATGGATTCGAATAGTGAACTAGATTATCTTTTCTATTGTAATGGTAATCAGCTAATTGGGCATGGTAAAGAATTAAAAGAATATAGTGGTGAATATGTAGGCATAGCAAAAATCAAGAAAGTATTTTTGGGAAAGTTCGTAGAGAGACTTGAGGAACTAATAAAACAGCAAAATCACTATTTTTGGTGGGAAAACGTTTTATATTCTTTTATAAATGAGATACCTATAAATGTTATAGACGTTAGCGGTATGTTTTGGTCAGAAATAGACGTTATAGAAGACTATAAAAGAATCCTTGATTTTCGGAGAAAGACTGATTTTGGGTACCAGGTCCCGACACGGTTATGA
- a CDS encoding pyridoxal-phosphate-dependent aminotransferase family protein, with translation MLNFTVGPVTLDKEILEIGSNQIPYFRNEEFSAMTLESEELLKQSINSPSDSRVVFLTASGTAAMEATVLNLFDQEDKLLVVNGGVFGSRFTEICQIHSLHYKEIKLNFFEDLTNDDVIPYEKKGFTGLLINIHETSTGVLYDINLVKEFCKKNHLLLVVDAISSYLADPFDMEGSNANAVIISSQKALGLPPGMSYVVLDKKAQDRVSEISFKSVYFNFNKYLFDGERGQTPYTPAVGNLIQLNNKLKYIEKESVSKIIKETRELAVHFRNEIIKLPFKIPTKSPSNALTALTPLTSISPESVVQSLKMNSDIYVMPNGGELSRKIFRVGHLGAITIENNQYLLDEIKKNLKTIS, from the coding sequence TTGTTAAATTTCACAGTCGGCCCTGTCACACTTGATAAAGAAATACTGGAGATAGGGTCCAATCAAATTCCTTACTTTAGGAATGAAGAATTCTCTGCCATGACATTAGAAAGTGAAGAGCTGTTAAAACAAAGTATAAACTCTCCTTCAGATTCTAGAGTAGTTTTTTTAACTGCTTCTGGTACAGCTGCAATGGAAGCAACCGTTTTAAATTTGTTTGATCAAGAAGATAAGTTGCTTGTTGTAAATGGAGGAGTTTTTGGTTCTAGGTTCACGGAGATTTGCCAAATCCACAGTCTACATTATAAAGAGATTAAATTAAACTTCTTTGAAGATTTAACTAATGATGATGTAATTCCTTACGAAAAAAAAGGTTTTACCGGACTTCTCATTAATATACATGAAACTTCTACAGGTGTACTCTATGATATAAACTTGGTTAAGGAGTTTTGTAAAAAAAATCATTTACTCCTAGTGGTAGACGCAATTAGTTCATATTTAGCCGATCCTTTTGACATGGAAGGAAGTAATGCTAATGCAGTTATTATAAGCTCCCAGAAGGCATTAGGTCTTCCGCCCGGTATGTCCTATGTTGTTCTCGACAAAAAAGCACAAGATCGTGTAAGCGAAATTTCCTTTAAAAGCGTTTACTTTAACTTCAACAAATACTTGTTTGACGGTGAAAGAGGGCAGACCCCCTATACTCCAGCCGTAGGTAATTTAATCCAATTGAATAATAAATTGAAGTATATTGAGAAGGAAAGTGTTTCAAAAATTATTAAAGAAACTAGAGAACTAGCAGTGCATTTTAGAAATGAAATTATCAAGTTGCCTTTTAAAATTCCTACTAAGAGCCCTTCAAATGCATTAACAGCTTTAACTCCACTTACATCAATAAGCCCTGAATCAGTTGTTCAATCGCTTAAGATGAATAGTGATATCTATGTAATGCCTAACGGAGGAGAATTAAGTCGTAAAATATTTAGAGTCGGACATCTCGGTGCTATTACTATCGAAAATAACCAATATCTACTTGATGAAATAAAGAAAAATCTAAAAACCATTTCGTAA
- a CDS encoding 2-hydroxyacid dehydrogenase has product MKKKILAYRRLEQPVYDRLAKDYNVRLFIDPENDSDFPEFLREAEGVIGIGFPGNAATLDKAPNLKIISNVSVGYNNLELGDLTKRGVMGTHTPGVLDDTVADMAMGLMLATARRMPELDGYVKRGLWKGLLPNEWYGVDVHHKTLGIIGMGRIGSAIAKRARFGFDMDILYHTRSRKTEAEERFDASYRDLDSLLKESDYVCLVIPLTEETRGMIGSEQFRLMKSSAIFLNISRGGTIIEEDLIHALQQNEIAAAGLDVFAQEPVDPENPLLQMKNVVTLPHIGSSTHETEVAMAHLAADNLIAGLEGKKPANLLNPDVLGR; this is encoded by the coding sequence ATGAAAAAGAAAATACTCGCTTATCGACGTCTTGAGCAACCGGTTTATGATCGACTAGCGAAAGACTATAACGTTCGACTGTTCATAGATCCAGAAAACGACTCTGATTTTCCTGAATTCTTGCGTGAGGCGGAAGGCGTGATCGGAATTGGTTTCCCTGGGAATGCAGCGACACTCGATAAAGCGCCGAATCTGAAAATTATCAGCAACGTATCTGTCGGTTACAACAATCTCGAACTGGGCGATCTGACAAAACGCGGTGTGATGGGGACCCATACGCCTGGCGTGCTCGACGATACTGTGGCTGACATGGCGATGGGGCTGATGCTTGCAACAGCGCGGAGGATGCCTGAGCTTGATGGTTATGTTAAACGAGGTTTGTGGAAAGGGCTTCTGCCGAATGAATGGTACGGTGTGGACGTCCATCACAAAACTCTCGGTATCATCGGTATGGGGCGTATTGGTAGTGCAATCGCCAAACGCGCGCGGTTCGGCTTCGATATGGACATCCTGTATCATACGAGATCAAGGAAGACGGAAGCGGAGGAACGGTTTGATGCATCTTACCGGGACCTTGACAGTTTGCTGAAAGAATCTGATTACGTCTGTCTCGTAATCCCGTTGACCGAAGAAACGCGGGGCATGATCGGCAGCGAACAGTTTCGTCTAATGAAGTCGTCCGCTATATTCCTCAATATTTCGCGTGGCGGCACTATCATTGAAGAAGATCTAATCCACGCACTACAACAAAATGAAATCGCCGCAGCTGGCCTCGATGTGTTCGCACAAGAACCTGTCGACCCCGAGAATCCGCTGTTGCAGATGAAGAACGTCGTCACTTTGCCGCATATTGGCTCCTCAACCCATGAAACAGAAGTCGCGATGGCGCATCTTGCTGCTGATAATCTTATAGCAGGACTTGAAGGCAAGAAACCAGCGAACTTGTTGAATCCCGATGTTCTCGGACGATAG